A single genomic interval of Pirellulaceae bacterium harbors:
- a CDS encoding HesA/MoeB/ThiF family protein codes for MTHERTLSEHEKAVYEWQMWVPDFGEEGQQKLKDATVMVSRLGGLGGVVAYELAAAGVGRLILAHAGNVKPSDLNRQLLMTHDWLGRPRIESAKRRLLELNPRLEILAVPENVNAENVDALVEQADVVVDCAPLFAERFAMNRAAIKYGKPLVECAMYDMEFHLFTYLPGKTACVRCLFPEQPAAWRREFPVFGAVSGAVACLGAVEAIKLIAGFGRTMEGRMLMADLRTMQFRQVELRRRDDCECRSVDDASCSATDYE; via the coding sequence ATGACTCATGAGCGGACTCTTTCAGAGCATGAAAAAGCGGTTTATGAATGGCAAATGTGGGTGCCAGATTTTGGTGAAGAGGGACAGCAAAAGCTGAAAGATGCCACCGTGATGGTGTCGCGGCTGGGCGGTCTAGGAGGCGTGGTGGCGTACGAATTGGCGGCAGCAGGCGTTGGACGCTTAATCCTGGCTCATGCAGGGAATGTGAAGCCGAGCGATTTAAACCGACAGCTGTTGATGACGCATGACTGGTTAGGACGCCCACGCATCGAATCTGCGAAGCGAAGATTACTCGAGCTCAATCCGCGGCTTGAAATTCTGGCAGTGCCTGAAAACGTGAATGCCGAAAATGTGGATGCGTTGGTTGAACAAGCCGATGTGGTGGTTGACTGTGCTCCCCTGTTTGCGGAACGCTTCGCGATGAATCGTGCTGCGATCAAGTATGGAAAGCCGCTGGTGGAATGTGCAATGTACGACATGGAATTCCATCTCTTTACCTATCTGCCGGGTAAGACGGCTTGTGTGCGATGTCTCTTTCCGGAGCAACCCGCCGCATGGCGTCGTGAATTTCCTGTATTCGGCGCCGTGTCTGGGGCGGTGGCTTGCTTGGGAGCCGTGGAAGCCATCAAGTTGATCGCCGGCTTCGGGCGAACGATGGAAGGTCGAATGCTGATGGCAGATTTGCGTACAATGCAGTTCCGCCAGGTGGAGTTGCGACGACGCGATGATTGCGAATGTCGTTCCGTCGACGACGCCTCTTGCTCGGCGACCGATTACGAATAA
- a CDS encoding MoaD/ThiS family protein gives MKIKLQYTTQLKVALGLAEEEVSAADGCTLPELFSCLASTHGQPFTEHVLDAQGRLRPAIIVCVDDCQVEFSNDVVLHDGATITLLSAISGG, from the coding sequence GTGAAGATTAAGCTTCAGTACACGACGCAATTGAAGGTGGCACTCGGCCTCGCTGAGGAAGAAGTGTCGGCGGCGGACGGTTGTACCTTGCCAGAATTGTTTTCTTGTTTGGCATCGACCCACGGACAACCGTTTACGGAACATGTGCTCGATGCGCAGGGGAGGTTAAGACCCGCGATCATTGTTTGTGTGGACGATTGTCAGGTCGAGTTTTCAAATGACGTCGTCCTGCATGATGGGGCCACAATAACCTTGCTGTCGGCCATCAGTGGCGGATGA
- a CDS encoding multiheme c-type cytochrome produces MATSRSSTDNRRPPYQPAVTPALRRLLGVLLLLVALIGANSLYLVTVTCIEELTSRSYQNFFYQYMFLAHLVLGLVLIAPFLIFSFYHMRNTWRRKNRRAVRMGYALFFASLILLATGLLLTRAGPLEIRSPTTRQFFYWLHVLSPLVILWFYWLHRLAGPPIKWKLGIGYLAAAGATCIVMIAMHSSDPRGWYQVGSKTGETYFEPSLARTDTGKFIPQEVLMNDQYCKECHADSHADWAQSAHRFSSFNNPAYLVSVRETRDVSLQKDGDTKRVRWCAGCHDPVPFFSGQLDNPQFNDVDNPTAHAGITCTVCHAITNVNSPRGNADYTIEEPLHYPFAFSKNPALKWVNKQLVKAKPSFHKKTFLKPFHQEADFCSVCHKVHLPETVNDYKFLRGQNHHDSFLLSGVSGHGARSFYYPKRAEQNCNGCHMPLKPSDDFGAKPFDTTTVPSIHNHLFLGANTALPHWHGHTQVLEAHQDFLKDCVRVDIFGLREGGTIEGKLVAPLRPDRPQLEPGKRYLLEVVIRTLSLGHHFTQGTADSNEIWLEIIARQEGKIVGRSGQLDQQSEVDPWSHFVNVFMLDREGYRINRRNAQDIFIPLYNHQIPPGAGQTVHYGLDVPVGSTAPLEIEVKLQYRKFNQEYMRIVAKHLSLEDPSIGQEATPDRYHNDLPITTLAEDRILLPVVGGTASADQIQAFESPNRIPVWQRWNDYGIGSLLKGKAELRQASEAFEQVAKLNRYDGPLNLARVLFREGRLDEATTAIRQAAQHTNPPPPAWTLAWLSGLVNRQQGRLDEAEENFRSILEERTQEQIDRGFDFSQDYEIINLLGQTLFEKSRAMRGESRRAEKDQLIDESITWFQRTLVIDPENVTAHYNLQLLYAAKGDASQQTHHQQMHLKYKPDDNARDRAVAAARQRYPAANHAANAVVVYDLLRSISPSPPTASTDALRLPEREPVLEASTP; encoded by the coding sequence ATGGCCACTTCTCGAAGCTCCACCGACAACCGACGACCGCCCTATCAACCGGCGGTGACTCCCGCCTTGCGCCGACTCCTCGGTGTGCTGTTGTTGCTGGTCGCCCTGATTGGTGCGAATTCCCTTTACTTGGTGACCGTCACCTGCATTGAAGAGTTAACTTCTCGAAGCTATCAAAACTTTTTTTATCAATACATGTTCTTGGCGCATTTGGTGTTGGGTTTGGTACTGATAGCTCCGTTTCTCATCTTTTCATTTTATCATATGCGGAACACATGGCGGCGCAAGAACCGTCGTGCAGTCCGAATGGGTTACGCACTATTTTTCGCCAGCCTGATCCTATTAGCGACCGGTCTCTTGTTAACGCGGGCTGGCCCGCTGGAAATTCGCTCTCCGACGACACGCCAGTTTTTTTATTGGCTTCACGTTCTGAGTCCCTTAGTAATCCTTTGGTTCTACTGGCTTCACCGTTTGGCAGGACCACCTATCAAGTGGAAACTCGGAATCGGCTATCTTGCGGCAGCAGGAGCCACTTGTATCGTGATGATCGCCATGCACAGTTCAGATCCCAGAGGCTGGTATCAAGTGGGTTCAAAAACAGGAGAAACCTATTTTGAGCCTTCCTTGGCACGAACGGACACGGGGAAATTCATCCCGCAAGAAGTTTTAATGAACGACCAGTACTGCAAGGAATGTCACGCCGACAGCCATGCCGACTGGGCCCAAAGTGCTCACCGATTCAGCTCATTCAACAATCCGGCCTATCTTGTCAGTGTGCGCGAAACGCGAGATGTCTCTTTGCAAAAGGACGGAGACACGAAACGAGTACGATGGTGCGCAGGCTGCCACGATCCTGTCCCATTTTTTTCCGGTCAATTGGATAATCCTCAATTCAATGACGTTGATAATCCAACCGCTCATGCAGGGATTACATGCACCGTCTGCCATGCGATTACCAACGTCAACAGCCCCCGAGGAAATGCTGATTACACCATCGAAGAACCCCTCCATTATCCGTTCGCTTTCAGCAAGAACCCAGCTTTAAAATGGGTCAACAAACAACTCGTCAAGGCAAAACCGTCCTTTCACAAAAAGACCTTTCTCAAACCCTTCCACCAAGAAGCTGATTTCTGTTCGGTCTGCCACAAAGTCCATCTTCCTGAAACGGTAAACGACTACAAATTCTTGCGTGGCCAAAACCATCATGATTCATTTCTACTCAGTGGAGTATCCGGACACGGGGCGCGAAGTTTTTACTACCCCAAACGGGCGGAACAAAATTGCAACGGCTGCCACATGCCGCTGAAACCGTCTGACGACTTTGGTGCCAAGCCGTTCGACACAACGACTGTCCCGAGTATCCATAACCATTTATTTCTCGGAGCGAACACGGCGTTACCGCATTGGCATGGCCACACTCAGGTTTTAGAAGCCCATCAAGACTTCCTCAAAGATTGCGTGCGTGTTGACATCTTCGGCCTCCGTGAAGGTGGCACAATTGAAGGAAAGTTAGTTGCACCATTGCGTCCCGATCGACCGCAACTGGAGCCGGGCAAACGTTATTTACTGGAAGTGGTAATTCGCACGCTCAGCCTGGGACACCACTTCACCCAGGGCACCGCCGACTCGAACGAAATTTGGCTAGAGATCATTGCTCGTCAAGAAGGAAAAATCGTCGGCCGCAGTGGACAACTCGACCAACAGAGTGAAGTCGATCCTTGGAGTCATTTTGTCAACGTATTCATGCTTGACCGTGAAGGTTATCGAATCAATCGCCGTAACGCTCAGGACATCTTCATTCCACTTTACAACCATCAAATTCCACCGGGGGCCGGTCAGACCGTACACTATGGTCTCGACGTACCGGTGGGCAGCACGGCACCACTGGAAATTGAGGTCAAGCTTCAATATCGAAAATTCAACCAAGAATATATGCGTATCGTTGCCAAGCACTTATCCTTGGAGGATCCATCGATTGGACAGGAGGCCACTCCCGATCGATATCACAACGACCTACCGATCACGACTTTAGCGGAAGATCGCATCTTGCTGCCCGTCGTCGGGGGGACCGCATCGGCTGACCAAATCCAAGCCTTCGAGAGTCCGAATAGGATTCCCGTTTGGCAGCGATGGAACGACTACGGGATTGGATCATTACTAAAAGGAAAAGCTGAGCTTCGCCAAGCGTCCGAAGCCTTTGAACAAGTCGCCAAATTGAATCGGTACGACGGCCCTCTTAACCTGGCTAGAGTTTTGTTTCGTGAAGGGCGATTGGACGAAGCAACGACTGCAATTCGACAAGCCGCCCAGCACACCAACCCGCCTCCACCTGCTTGGACGCTCGCCTGGCTAAGCGGTTTAGTCAATCGACAACAAGGAAGGCTTGACGAGGCCGAAGAAAACTTCCGAAGCATCCTCGAAGAACGCACGCAAGAACAGATTGACCGAGGCTTTGACTTCAGCCAGGATTACGAGATCATTAATCTGCTCGGTCAGACGCTGTTCGAGAAATCGCGGGCAATGCGAGGTGAAAGTCGGCGAGCCGAAAAAGATCAACTCATTGACGAATCCATTACATGGTTTCAAAGAACGCTCGTCATTGACCCTGAAAACGTGACAGCTCATTACAATTTGCAATTACTTTACGCTGCCAAGGGCGATGCGTCCCAGCAAACCCATCACCAACAGATGCACTTGAAATACAAGCCCGACGACAACGCCCGCGACCGGGCCGTCGCTGCCGCACGACAACGTTATCCAGCGGCCAATCATGCCGCCAACGCCGTAGTGGTTTACGACCTTTTACGAAGCATCTCCCCATCCCCACCTACGGCATCAACTGATGCTCTTCGCCTTCCAGAGCGGGAACCTGTCCTTGAAGCCTCCACCCCCTAG
- a CDS encoding nitrilase-related carbon-nitrogen hydrolase, with the protein MNRERYYAAACQLDMPHPTSRNEICGRVDRMLAMIDNAVIGYEPFFDIRLVTFPEFAHAAPIFPTVDKLHARLAVPIPNEHTDRYQAKCRDLGIYVQTGSFLELDDRWPGHVFNTTCLIGPDGILAKYRKVHTWVPWEVHTSPHDLEGYDEPLFPVAETPIGRIGAAICYDWLFPEAIRQLGLANAEVIVRVSAYMDPWGTQQPMDWWTSINRVRAIENLAYVVACNQGSSAANYPPFSWPGGSMIVDYDGRILSQANPGPGEQIVVGPIDLAALRHERKRRRGHHMLSQLRMEAYSRYQQNYYPAESFQQPPVIEENEKRMRKGRSSLAGDQDERAND; encoded by the coding sequence ATGAATCGCGAACGTTACTACGCAGCGGCATGTCAGCTTGATATGCCGCATCCCACGAGTCGCAATGAAATTTGTGGTCGGGTCGACCGGATGTTGGCAATGATTGATAACGCCGTCATTGGTTACGAGCCGTTTTTTGATATTCGATTGGTGACGTTTCCGGAATTCGCGCACGCCGCCCCAATTTTTCCCACGGTGGACAAGCTTCATGCTCGCTTGGCCGTGCCGATTCCAAACGAGCATACCGACCGTTACCAGGCGAAATGTCGTGACTTGGGGATTTATGTGCAGACGGGATCCTTTCTCGAGTTAGATGATCGTTGGCCCGGACATGTGTTTAACACGACTTGTTTGATCGGACCGGATGGGATTTTGGCCAAGTATCGAAAAGTCCATACCTGGGTACCCTGGGAGGTGCACACGAGTCCGCATGATTTAGAGGGATACGATGAGCCCCTATTCCCCGTGGCAGAGACACCGATCGGACGGATCGGTGCTGCGATTTGCTATGACTGGCTGTTTCCGGAAGCGATACGGCAACTCGGGCTTGCCAACGCTGAAGTCATCGTGCGCGTATCGGCTTACATGGATCCGTGGGGTACCCAGCAGCCGATGGATTGGTGGACATCGATCAATCGAGTGCGTGCCATTGAAAATCTGGCCTACGTCGTCGCTTGCAATCAGGGATCGAGCGCGGCGAATTATCCTCCGTTTAGTTGGCCCGGTGGCAGTATGATTGTCGACTACGATGGCCGGATTCTCTCGCAGGCAAATCCAGGTCCGGGGGAACAGATCGTGGTGGGGCCGATCGATCTTGCCGCCTTGCGGCATGAACGCAAGCGGCGTCGAGGGCATCACATGCTGTCTCAGTTGAGAATGGAAGCTTATTCTCGTTATCAGCAGAATTACTATCCAGCTGAGTCATTTCAACAGCCGCCGGTGATCGAGGAAAACGAAAAACGCATGCGGAAAGGTCGATCTTCCCTGGCGGGCGACCAAGACGAGCGGGCAAACGACTGA
- a CDS encoding ABC transporter ATP-binding protein: MIAQLDRVSKTYTDHSVAALQDVSLQLDAGQFVAICGPSGCGKSTLLLTLGGLLRPDQGEVRINDTEIYEMSSNERAAFRANQIGFVFQQFHLVPYLSVLENVLAAQIGLPTKNPTARKQAEDLLTQFGLTDRLLHRPGQLSTGERQRTAMARALLNQPNLILADEPTGNLDEVNAELVLDELAQFAAQGGAVLLVTHDANAAARATSQIHLSAGQVCETTPQS; encoded by the coding sequence ATGATTGCACAACTCGATCGAGTCTCCAAAACCTATACAGATCATTCCGTCGCCGCGTTACAGGACGTGTCGTTGCAGCTCGATGCCGGCCAATTCGTTGCAATCTGTGGGCCGAGTGGGTGTGGTAAGTCAACTTTACTGTTGACTCTTGGTGGCTTATTGAGGCCCGACCAGGGCGAAGTTCGTATCAACGACACCGAAATCTACGAGATGAGCAGTAATGAGCGTGCCGCTTTCCGAGCAAATCAAATTGGATTTGTGTTCCAACAATTCCACCTCGTACCCTACCTGTCCGTACTTGAAAACGTGCTGGCCGCACAAATCGGTCTGCCAACCAAGAATCCAACGGCACGAAAGCAGGCCGAAGATTTGTTGACTCAGTTTGGCTTGACCGATCGTCTCCTGCATCGCCCAGGGCAACTGTCGACAGGTGAGCGTCAACGCACCGCAATGGCTCGTGCTTTATTGAATCAACCCAACCTGATTCTCGCCGACGAACCGACCGGTAATCTGGACGAAGTCAATGCCGAACTCGTCCTTGATGAATTAGCTCAATTCGCTGCTCAAGGCGGTGCGGTTCTCCTGGTGACCCATGATGCGAATGCAGCAGCGCGGGCAACCTCACAAATTCACCTCAGTGCCGGTCAAGTTTGCGAAACGACCCCCCAGTCCTGA
- a CDS encoding FtsX-like permease family protein codes for MNVFRLVWKEIWHRKLNFFVSFLAILILVAYSVSSLTLIHAQRERLQQRVTALDNEIRKITKSLGFNINILPADQNLADFHANDFGEKTMPFEYVQRLADSKQIVTINHLRPALIRKIEWEEQGRQIVLMGVAGVVPWTHRTNPKKPMTEAVPAGTINLGHVLANQIGVTPGDTTELNGTRVSVNKVYPPRGTKDDITVWIDLNAAQKMLALPDRINLIQALECNCASIDRLAEIEAEISKVLGSDVQVIELATKAIARARAREDVKAEGQELVQRMQSRATLQLVLLLVVSSLLIGLVALANVRERRQEIGILRALGSSTSSIMTMFLGKALLIGFFGAVGGYLIGLAIAFQLEAGTADELRFSFSALFDSELFLAAIVIAPTVATLASWVPAVLAANSDPATILSQE; via the coding sequence ATGAATGTGTTTCGATTGGTGTGGAAAGAGATTTGGCACCGCAAGCTGAATTTCTTCGTCAGTTTTCTGGCAATTCTAATACTGGTTGCCTACTCGGTCAGTTCCTTGACCCTCATCCATGCACAGCGGGAGCGACTTCAACAACGGGTCACTGCCCTGGATAATGAAATTCGAAAGATCACGAAATCGCTCGGTTTCAATATCAACATTTTGCCCGCCGACCAAAATCTTGCCGACTTCCATGCCAATGACTTCGGTGAAAAGACGATGCCGTTCGAGTATGTTCAGCGGTTAGCGGATAGTAAACAGATCGTCACCATCAACCATCTTCGTCCGGCGCTGATCCGCAAAATCGAATGGGAGGAGCAGGGACGCCAAATCGTATTAATGGGCGTCGCCGGTGTCGTTCCTTGGACGCATCGAACAAATCCCAAAAAACCAATGACCGAAGCGGTTCCGGCCGGAACCATCAATTTGGGACACGTGCTGGCGAATCAAATTGGCGTCACACCGGGAGACACCACCGAGCTGAATGGCACCCGGGTATCGGTCAACAAAGTCTACCCGCCACGGGGAACCAAAGATGACATTACCGTTTGGATTGACTTGAACGCCGCTCAAAAGATGCTGGCTTTACCTGATCGCATCAACTTGATCCAAGCCTTGGAATGCAATTGCGCCTCGATTGACCGCTTGGCAGAAATTGAAGCAGAGATCAGCAAAGTCCTGGGGAGTGACGTCCAGGTCATCGAATTGGCCACCAAAGCGATCGCTCGTGCTCGAGCTCGTGAAGACGTGAAGGCCGAAGGGCAAGAACTGGTCCAACGAATGCAGAGCCGAGCTACTTTACAATTAGTCCTGCTTTTGGTCGTCAGTTCACTGCTGATTGGCTTAGTCGCATTGGCCAATGTTCGCGAACGGAGGCAGGAAATTGGCATCCTTCGAGCACTCGGAAGCTCAACGAGCTCCATCATGACGATGTTTTTGGGAAAAGCCTTGTTGATCGGCTTCTTCGGCGCCGTTGGTGGCTATCTGATCGGACTCGCCATCGCCTTCCAATTAGAAGCCGGCACCGCCGATGAATTACGTTTTTCCTTCTCGGCTCTCTTTGATAGCGAACTGTTTTTGGCTGCCATCGTCATTGCACCAACCGTGGCAACGCTGGCCAGCTGGGTACCGGCAGTACTTGCGGCCAATAGCGACCCGGCGACCATTCTATCCCAGGAGTAA
- a CDS encoding ABC transporter permease — protein sequence MNAETDNNSDHEQDHSLSPWKAENSLWTDGPFLAGLVILSSFYILLIGAMLSADILFASSRPHAVIDTLKTPEIRYAVWLSLLSCSITAILSLWVAIPIGYLMSRFQFPGKSLLDSILDIPIFLPPLVIGLSLLILFRQTPLRILDDYFGIAFHVPAVILAQFSVASAFAVRTLRSTFDTVSPRVEQVALTLGCSRSQAFFAVVIPQCWRGIMTAGILAWARALGEFGPILVFAGSTRRRTEVLPVSVHMELSIGNIEGAVGVSLLMVVIALSVLIVVRLLSGQEKIW from the coding sequence GTGAACGCTGAAACAGACAACAACTCAGACCATGAGCAGGATCATTCCCTTTCTCCTTGGAAAGCAGAAAACAGTCTTTGGACGGACGGACCATTCTTAGCGGGACTGGTCATCCTCTCTTCGTTTTACATTCTGCTGATTGGTGCCATGCTGTCGGCGGATATTTTGTTCGCCAGTTCACGCCCGCATGCAGTCATTGATACTCTCAAAACTCCCGAAATTCGATATGCGGTCTGGCTGAGTCTATTGTCTTGCTCCATCACCGCTATTCTGTCATTGTGGGTCGCCATTCCCATTGGCTACCTGATGTCACGATTTCAGTTTCCGGGAAAATCGCTGCTCGACTCGATACTCGACATTCCTATTTTCCTACCTCCCTTGGTGATTGGTTTAAGTTTGCTGATTCTTTTCCGGCAGACACCTTTGCGAATACTTGATGACTATTTTGGCATCGCTTTCCACGTTCCGGCTGTCATTCTTGCCCAGTTTTCGGTCGCAAGTGCATTTGCCGTCCGGACGCTTCGATCAACGTTCGACACCGTTTCTCCTCGCGTCGAACAGGTTGCACTCACACTCGGCTGCAGTCGCTCTCAAGCATTTTTCGCAGTCGTCATTCCGCAATGCTGGCGTGGCATCATGACGGCCGGCATTTTGGCCTGGGCTCGAGCGCTCGGTGAATTCGGTCCGATCTTGGTTTTCGCTGGCTCCACACGCCGCCGTACCGAAGTCTTGCCGGTAAGCGTCCACATGGAACTAAGCATTGGAAATATTGAGGGAGCGGTCGGCGTTTCCCTGTTGATGGTCGTTATTGCCCTTTCCGTCCTCATCGTCGTAAGACTACTGAGCGGACAGGAAAAAATTTGGTAA
- the modA gene encoding molybdate ABC transporter substrate-binding protein, producing the protein MRFRFGWIVAASALLIVGLIAAIKLGSDSRTEIGAEPLRFYCAAGIRKPVQEIIAEYEAEYGIPVESSYDGSGRLLSEIRAADGGDLYLAADVAYTEEARSFGIIDEVANIAEQRPCLAIRKDSGLQGITLQDLAAGTHRLSVADPKSAAIGRAARKMLAETQVNGVSIWDPIFEKATVVRHTVNEIANDIKSGAADVGIIWDATAAQYEELTVVPVSQFEGSPQQIVISVLTASKQPTRALHFLRYLTSQDRGLTNFKKYGYDTVAGDVWSESPEVRLFTGGLMHPAIQETITTFEQREGVRVLQTPNGCGILVSQIRAGEHPDLYFACDTSFMMKVEDVFPQWEDLSRTEMVMVVNPETAKELNISSLNDLATKPLKIGLCDPEHSALGDLTRQLLRQRNLWATVQPKVLDWPSTADRLVESVVIDGLDAAIVYRANTIRQKDALVVIDIDSPRATAIQPIAVAKDSSFPNLMGRLIRKLKSADSRQQFESRGFRWIGGSTL; encoded by the coding sequence ATGAGATTTCGATTCGGTTGGATCGTCGCTGCCTCCGCGCTCCTAATCGTAGGCTTAATTGCTGCGATCAAATTAGGCAGTGACTCGCGCACCGAGATCGGAGCCGAACCCCTGCGTTTCTATTGCGCTGCTGGAATCCGAAAACCGGTTCAGGAAATCATCGCCGAATATGAAGCCGAATACGGCATTCCGGTGGAATCATCCTACGATGGGTCAGGAAGACTTTTGAGCGAAATCCGTGCCGCTGACGGTGGAGATCTCTACTTGGCAGCTGACGTCGCTTACACCGAAGAAGCTCGCTCGTTTGGAATCATCGATGAAGTAGCCAACATTGCGGAACAACGGCCGTGTCTCGCTATTCGTAAAGACAGCGGGCTCCAGGGAATTACGCTTCAGGATTTGGCAGCCGGAACCCATCGACTGAGTGTCGCCGATCCCAAATCTGCGGCGATCGGCCGAGCCGCTCGAAAGATGCTGGCAGAAACCCAGGTGAACGGAGTCTCGATTTGGGATCCGATTTTCGAAAAAGCGACCGTTGTCCGCCATACGGTCAACGAGATCGCAAACGACATCAAATCAGGGGCCGCTGATGTCGGCATCATTTGGGATGCGACTGCCGCCCAATACGAGGAACTCACCGTTGTACCCGTGTCGCAATTTGAAGGAAGCCCTCAACAGATCGTTATCTCGGTGCTGACTGCCAGCAAGCAGCCGACACGCGCCTTACATTTCCTCCGCTATTTAACGTCGCAAGATCGGGGTCTAACAAACTTCAAGAAGTACGGCTACGATACGGTCGCAGGAGACGTCTGGTCAGAATCACCAGAAGTACGGCTTTTCACGGGCGGACTCATGCATCCGGCAATTCAAGAGACGATCACCACGTTTGAACAACGAGAAGGCGTTCGCGTCCTGCAAACACCAAACGGTTGCGGAATACTCGTAAGCCAAATCCGAGCTGGCGAACACCCTGATCTCTATTTTGCCTGCGACACTAGTTTCATGATGAAAGTCGAAGATGTTTTCCCTCAATGGGAAGATTTGTCCAGGACTGAAATGGTCATGGTAGTAAATCCAGAAACAGCAAAAGAGCTCAACATCTCGTCACTGAACGACTTGGCGACCAAGCCATTGAAGATTGGCCTTTGCGACCCCGAACACAGTGCCTTAGGCGATCTCACCAGACAGCTGCTTCGACAACGCAATCTGTGGGCCACCGTGCAACCCAAGGTACTCGACTGGCCAAGTACTGCAGATCGACTCGTCGAAAGCGTGGTCATTGACGGCCTGGATGCGGCAATCGTTTATCGCGCTAATACGATCCGACAAAAAGACGCTTTGGTGGTCATCGATATCGACAGCCCTCGCGCTACCGCGATTCAACCGATCGCGGTCGCGAAAGATAGTTCCTTTCCCAATCTGATGGGTCGCTTGATTCGCAAACTCAAGTCCGCAGATTCAAGACAACAATTCGAATCACGAGGCTTTCGCTGGATCGGGGGCAGTACCCTGTGA
- a CDS encoding ABC transporter ATP-binding protein gives MISISNLKLRFGDFSLTGISFDVPTGEYAVLMGKTGSGKTSILEAICGLRPIVSGQIRLADRDVTQMKPAARGIGYVPQDGALFDTMTVQQHLAFALEVRRVASESIRQRVTEIAGLLELDGLLKRYPKHLSGGERQRVALGRALAFRPSVLLMDEPLSALDEETKEHMFSVLKRVRDELQVTALHVTHSREESRVLADRLLRIEQGKVTTSLLSAAERIEQSSSQEPSSED, from the coding sequence GTGATATCCATTTCCAATCTGAAATTACGCTTTGGAGATTTCTCGCTCACTGGCATCTCCTTTGACGTGCCCACTGGTGAATATGCCGTGTTGATGGGCAAAACGGGTAGCGGGAAGACGTCAATCCTGGAGGCAATCTGCGGCTTGCGGCCGATTGTGAGTGGACAAATTCGACTTGCTGATCGAGACGTGACGCAAATGAAGCCGGCTGCCCGGGGAATTGGTTACGTACCTCAGGACGGAGCATTGTTCGATACGATGACCGTTCAGCAGCATTTGGCATTTGCTCTGGAGGTCAGACGTGTTGCCTCCGAGTCCATTCGTCAACGCGTGACGGAGATCGCGGGATTGCTTGAACTGGATGGATTGTTGAAACGTTATCCGAAGCATCTCAGTGGCGGTGAGCGTCAACGCGTGGCGCTAGGACGAGCTCTCGCATTCCGACCGTCCGTGCTACTCATGGACGAGCCTCTTAGTGCTTTGGATGAAGAAACGAAAGAGCATATGTTCTCTGTTTTGAAACGGGTTCGCGATGAATTGCAAGTGACGGCGCTGCACGTAACGCACAGCCGAGAAGAATCACGAGTCTTGGCCGACCGGTTGCTTCGCATCGAGCAAGGAAAAGTGACCACAAGTCTTCTTTCCGCTGCGGAACGAATTGAGCAAAGCTCATCTCAGGAGCCAAGCAGTGAAGATTAA
- a CDS encoding SDR family NAD(P)-dependent oxidoreductase has translation MSDTFVAFVTGASKGVGRGIAIGLAKAGWDVAINYCNDQAGAEQTAAVVSKAGRNAWLVKGDVGYSEQVTAMFAQLAPQAGRLRLVVNNAGVQTWASLLELQEEDWDRVIRTNLKGTFLCTQAAARIMIQHDGGSIINIGSGANKRPFPNLVDYGASKGGIERLTQVAAVELGPKGIRVNCVAPGAIEIERTQDESEDYAGTWAPITPARRIGVPADVAEAVVFLASEHASFITGQTVYVDGGLFTQAPWPYPPKDS, from the coding sequence ATGAGCGATACCTTCGTCGCATTCGTTACAGGGGCAAGCAAAGGCGTAGGCCGAGGGATAGCCATTGGTCTCGCAAAAGCCGGCTGGGACGTGGCCATCAACTATTGCAATGATCAAGCCGGTGCTGAACAAACAGCTGCTGTCGTGTCCAAGGCGGGTCGTAACGCTTGGCTCGTCAAAGGCGATGTCGGGTATTCCGAGCAGGTAACGGCTATGTTTGCACAGTTGGCACCGCAGGCCGGTCGCCTGCGGCTAGTTGTCAACAACGCCGGTGTGCAGACGTGGGCATCTCTCCTTGAACTTCAGGAAGAAGATTGGGACCGGGTTATCCGCACCAACTTAAAGGGTACATTTCTCTGCACTCAGGCAGCTGCTCGGATCATGATCCAACATGATGGTGGTTCGATCATCAACATTGGTTCAGGCGCCAACAAGCGACCGTTTCCGAATTTGGTCGATTACGGCGCATCGAAAGGCGGTATCGAACGTCTAACCCAGGTAGCGGCTGTGGAATTGGGTCCCAAAGGGATTCGAGTTAACTGTGTGGCACCTGGCGCAATCGAGATTGAGCGTACCCAAGACGAATCCGAGGATTATGCTGGCACTTGGGCGCCGATCACACCCGCACGACGCATTGGCGTTCCTGCTGACGTTGCCGAGGCAGTTGTCTTTCTGGCAAGCGAACACGCAAGTTTCATTACAGGCCAAACCGTCTATGTGGACGGTGGATTGTTCACACAAGCTCCATGGCCCTATCCGCCGAAAGACTCCTAA